The following are encoded in a window of Camarhynchus parvulus chromosome 1A, STF_HiC, whole genome shotgun sequence genomic DNA:
- the CTTNBP2 gene encoding LOW QUALITY PROTEIN: cortactin-binding protein 2 (The sequence of the model RefSeq protein was modified relative to this genomic sequence to represent the inferred CDS: inserted 2 bases in 1 codon), which produces MATEGASGEPGSGGREDSAATAATREFDVDNLSKPELRMLLSVMEGELEARDLVIEALRARRKEVFIQERYGRFNLSDPFLALQRDFEAGAGDKEKKPICMNPLSILEAVMAHCRKMQERMSAQLAAAENRQKKLEMEKFQLQSLELEHKKLSARLEEERGKNKHVVLMLVKECKQLSGRIVEEAQKLEEVMLKFEEEKKKATELEEFLAAEKQKSTQMEAQMEKQLSEFDTEREQLRAKLHKEETHTSDLREERDKMIKMIEQLKKENESKANLSQKNSDRSLVSISVETEEPSSRTVACQTETVMMDSSVENAKKLPLTVSIKPSTVSPLVSGNTKMNVCTNAAFVKPVIDRQSSSSELVPPTTPVLAQNQNRIEENGPSTGLSPDLSSSTSPFSNSNSVCTPTTPTATAQNSSFSSSIHSLHSPSANTTGHPGLNPRVQAARFRFQANTNDQDQNGNTTQSPPSRDVSPTSRDNLVAKQAARNTVTQALSRFTGPQSSTPSRPGSSHSGEVGTYAPVGKITLKTPSVSRIDRGNPPPIPPKKPGLSQAPSPPHPQLKVLMDSNRSPNTSAKTDNKTMTSPLSSSPQGIRVINEEIISKSSPQLPPKPAIDLSVAPAGCAIPTIASSQVGAWPSHFPGLNQPACSENSFVIPTTIACSSSINPVSASSCRPCDSDSLLVTASGWSSSLTPLLTSGGPVPLGGRPTLLHQAAAQGNVTLLSMLLNEEGLDINYSCEDGYSALYSAATNGHTDCVRLLLAAEAQVDAADKNGFTPLCSAVAQGHVKCAELLIMYQADINHAAERGQTPLYLACKNGNNDCIKLLLEGGADRTIKTSDGWSPIHAAVDSGNVESLKLLMYYGEPNYGNCLMDAESNLDYFDLEKREDDYSSRVKPVVSADLINHADKEGWTAAHIAASKGFKNCLEILCSHGGLEAERKDKCNRTLHDVATDDCKHLLENLNALNVPVRISVSGIEPVHCGAEEFDTICALNIRKQTSWDDFSKAVSQAVTNHFQAITSDGWRSLEDLSFNSAAESNIGLGASSILSVKLGNITWSTGQIFSQPPWDFLKNNRAEHITVFLFGPQEGCLNSVTYASMIHLQTLQNYLRLVEQYRNVIFHGPEGSLQDYIAYQIAACMKQKQEAAGSTCEIVKVEVDAGFSKEQLAELFISNACLIPVKQPPVNKTTILILENLERASLSELLGDFLAPLENRSSENPCTIQRANGVSGAFYFHENCFLLGTIAKCHLHGSDLLVQQHFRWVQLRWDGEPMRGLLQRILRRKVINKFRGKVPPPCDPVCKIIDWILAVWHQLNSCLSRLGAPEALMGPKHFFSCPVVPGHSQATVKWMSKLWNAVIAPRVQEAILSRASVKRPSVPGQAIAKKSPSQGQQAVVKAALSILLNKAVLHGCPLPRPELDNYIADFKGGNFPLSVASSYKNCSKKKGENASWRKVSTSPRKKSGHLSSQSWNKQETNTEGIKSKTVLQPNCKKRASLTTKSSEKDYLRTLNLEQRLSVGSDDEVDLVQELQSMCSSKSEPDISKIADSKDELLVFSNSQNIPVFSASGTNPNKTRAQKDGMRPLSSSRTVESSNSKSKTELGVSRVKSFLPVPRSKVTQPSQNTKKXSSSSNTRQIEADNNTKREIWTLHKKEQIGKSNK; this is translated from the exons TCGCCTTGAAGAAGAACGTGGAAAAAATAAGCATGTAGTCTTGATGCTAGTGAAAGAGTGTAAGCAGTTGTCTGGCAGAATTGTAGAAGAAGCCCAGAAACTGGAAGAAGTGATGTTAAAatttgaagaggaaaagaaaaaggctacTGAATTGGAGGAGTTTCTTGCAGCTGAGAAACAAAAGAGTACACAAATGGAAGCTcaaatggaaaagcagctgtctGAGTTTGACACAGAGAGAGAGCAGTTGCGTGCCAAACTTCACAAAGAGGAAACACACACCAGTGACCTCAGAGAAGAAAGAGATAAAATGATCAAAATGATTGAGCaattaaaaaaggagaatgaaagTAAAGCCAATCTTTCTCAGAAGAATAGTGATAGGAGTCTTGTTTCTATTTCAGTTGAAACAGAAGAGCCAAGCTCAAGAACTGTTGCTTGTCAAACAGAGACTGTAATGATGGACAGTAGTGTAGAAAACGCTAAGAAGTTGCCTTTGACTGTCTCTATAAAGCCTTCTACAGTGAGCCCACTAGTGTCTGGCAATACAAAAATGAATGTGTGTACCAATGCAGCTTTTGTGAAGCCTGTCATTGATAGGCAATCTTCATCTAGTGAACTTGTCCCTCCCACAACTCCTGTTCTTGCACAGAATCAAAACAGAATTGAAGAAAATGGACCAAGTACAGGCTTATCCCCTGATTTATCAAGTAGCACTTCCCCCTTTTCAAATAGTAATTCCGTTTGCACCCCTACCACACCAACTGCCACAGCTCAGAATTCCTCATTCTCTTCATCTATACACAGTTTGCATTCACCATCTGCCAACACTACTGGCCATCCAGGCCTAAATCCACGAGTCCAAGCAGCTAGATTTAGATTTCAGGCAAATACTAATGACCAAGACCAAAATGGAAACACAACCCAAAGCCCTCCCTCAAGGGATGTATCCCCTACTAGTCGTGACAACCTTGTTGCCAAGCAGGCAGCTCGGAATACTGTTACCCAAGCTCTTTCAAGATTTACAGGCCCTCAGAGCAGCACTCCTTCGCGGCCAGGGTCATCACATTCAGGGGAAGTTGGCACTTACGCCCCGGTTGgtaaaattactttaaagaCTCCAAGTGTATCAAGAATTGACAGAGGAAACCCTCCACCTATTCCTCCTAAAAAACCAGGGCTTTCACAAGCTCCTTCTCCACCACATCCACAGCTTAAAGTTTTAATGGATAGTAATCGATCCCCAAATACCAGTGCAAAAACTGACAACAAAACCATGACCTCACCTCTTTCAAGTTCACCACAAGGAATCAGGGTAATAAATGAGGAAATTATTTCTAAGTCCTCACCTCAGCTGCCACCAAAACCTGCTATAGATTTATCTGTGGcacctgcaggctgtgccatACCAACCATAGCCTCATCTCAGGTGGGTGCCTGGCCTTCCCACTTTCCTGGACTGAACCAACCTGCATGTTCAGAAAATTCCTTTGTCATTCCCACCACCATTGCCTGTAGCTCCTCCATAAACCCTGTTAGTGCTTCATCCTGTAGACCATGTGATTCAGACAGCCTCCTGGTAACAGCATCAG GCTGGTCTTCCTCCCTAACCCCTTTGTTAACAAGTGGTGGTCCTGTCCCCCTGGGTGGCAGGCCCACCCTTCTTCACcaagctgctgcccagggaaatgtcACTTTATTATCAATGCTGCTTAATGAAGAAGGACTGGACATTAATTACTCTTGTGAAGATGGCTATTCTGCCTTGTATTCTGCTGCTACGAATGGACACACAG ATTGTGTGAgattgctgctggctgcagaagCACAAGTTGACGCTGCTGATAAAAATGGCTTTACACCCTTGTGTTCAGCAGTTGCTCAGGGACATGTCAA ATGTGCAGAATTATTAATTATGTATCAGGCTGATATTAACCATGCTGCTGAAAGAGGACAGACGCCTTTGTACCTGGCctgtaaaaatggaaataacGATTGTATTAAACTATTGTTGGAAGGTGGAGCAGATCGAACAATAAAAACCAGT gATGGCTGGTCACCAATTCATGCAGCAGTAGATTCTGGTAATGTTGAAAGTCTCAAGCTCCTTATGTACTATGGAGAGCCGAACTATGGGAACTGTTTGATGGATGCAGAGTCTAATTTAGACTACTTTGAtttggagaagagagaagaTGACTATAGCAGTAGAGTAAAGCCTGTTGTTTCTGCAGATCTCATCAACCATGCTGACAAAGAGGGTTGGACTGCTGCCCATATAGCAGCATCAAAAGGCTTTAAG AACTGTCTAGAAATCCTTTGTAGCCATGGTGGACTAGAGGCTGAGAGAAAAGATAAGTGTAATCGAACATTGCATGATGTTGCTACTGATGATTGCAAACATCTCCTAGAAAACTTAA ATGCTCTTAATGTACCTGTAAGGATTTCAGTCAGTGGCATTGAACCAGTCCATTGCGGTGCAGAGGAATTTGATACAATATGTGCTTTAAATATCCGCAAGCAGACGTCATGGGatgatttttcaaaagcagtgaGTCAGGCAGTGACAAACCATTTCCAAGCAATCACATCTGATGGATGGAGGAGCCTGGAAGATCTGTCATTTAACAGTGCTGCAGAATCCAACATTGGCCTCGGTGCAAGCAGTATACTTTCTGTTAAACTAG gaaacaTTACATGGTCAACAGGTCAGATTTTTTCCCAGCCACCATGGGACTTTTTGAAGAACAATAGAGCTGAGCATATCacagtgtttttgtttg GACCTCAAGAAGGCTGTTTAAACAGTGTGACTTATGCATCCATGATCCATCTTCAGACACTTCAGAATTATCTCCGCCTG GTTGAACAATACCGTAATGTCATTTTCCATGGTCCAGAAGGAAGTTTGCAAGATTATATAGCATATCAGATAGCGGCCTGCATGAAG CAAAAGCAAGAGGCTGCAGGATCTACGTGTGAGATTGTTAAAGTGGAAGTGGATGCTGGTTTCTCCAAGGAGCAACTTGCTGAACTGTTCATCAGTAATG cttGTCTGATCCCAGTGAAACAGCCTCCTGTAAACAAGACAACAATTCTGATTTTAGAAAATCTGGAGAGAGCTTCTTTATCTGAATTACTCGGAGATTTTCTAGCACCTCTTGAGAATCGGAGTTCAGAAAATCCCTGCACTATTCAAAGAG CAAATGGAGTTTCTGGTGCTTTTTACTTTCATGAGAACTGCTTTTTACTGGGGACTATTGCAAAGTGCCATCTTCATGGCTCTGACCTGCTGGTTCAGCAGCATTTCCGCTGGGTTCAGCTTCGTTGGGATGGGGAGCCAATGCGAGGCTTGCTTCAGAGGATTTTAAGGAGGAAAGTAATAAACAAG TTCAGAGGCAAAGTGCCTCCTCCATGTGATCCTGTGTGCAAGATCATAGACTGGATTCTTGCTGTTTGGCACCAGCTGAACTCTTGCTTATCTCGTCTAGGAGCACCTGAAGCACTTATGGGGCCAAAGCATTTCTTCTCCTGTCCTGTTGTTCCAGGGCACAGCCAAGCAACAGTCAA GTGGATGTCCAAGCTATGGAATGCTGTGATAGCTCCCAGAGTACAAGAAGCAATACTCTCCAGAGCCTCTGTGAAAAGACCATCTGTACCAGGACAAGCAATAGCCAAAAAAAGTCCTAGCCAAGGGCAACAGGCTGTTGTTAAAGCTGCTCTCAGTATCTTGCTAAATAAAGCTGTTTTGCATGGCTGTCCTCTACCCAGACCAG AGCTAGATAATTATATAGCAGATTTTAAGGGAGGAAATTTTCCTTTATCTGTGGCTTCAAGCTACAAAAATTGCAGTAAGAAAAAAGGTGAGAATGCTTCTTGGAGAAAAGTGAGCACAAGTCCTCGCAAAAAGTCAGGCCATTTGTCCTCCCAGTCATGGAATAAGCAGGAGACAAATACTGAAG GTATAAAATCTAAGACTGTGTTGCAACCAAACTGTAAGAAAAGAGCTTCTCTCACCACAAA ATCTTCAGAGAAGGATTATTTGAGAACATTAAATCTGGAGCAAAGGCTGTCTGTTGGTTCTGATGATGAAGTAGATCTTGTGCAGGAACTTCAAAGTATGTGTTCCAGCAAATCTGAGCCTGATATAAGCAAG ATTGCAGATTCTAAGGATGAGTTACTGGTGTTCAGTAACTCCCAGAACATTCCTGTGTTTTCAGCAAGTGGTACTAACCCAAATAAAACAAGAGCACAAAAG GATGGAATGCGTCCTCTCAGCAGCAGTCGAACTGTAGAAAGCAGCAACAGTAAATCAAAGACAGAGTTGGGTGTTTCAAGAGTTaaatcttttcttcctgttcctAGAAGCAAAGTCACCCAGCCTTCTCAGAATActaaaaa aagcagcagcagtaatACAAGGCAAATAGAGGCAGATAATAACACAAAAAGAGAGATTTGGACTTTgcacaaaaaagaacaaataggAAAATCCAATAAATAA